The following DNA comes from Alnus glutinosa chromosome 6, dhAlnGlut1.1, whole genome shotgun sequence.
ATTTAGCATTTAATTACAGGATGCTTTCGTACTTGGACTAATAAACGAGCAGGAGCTGCTTTTGTGTCCAAGAAACTTGATCGTGTTATGTCTAATATGGCTTGGCTGCAAAGGTATGGCAATACTTCAGTAGAGTTTTTGGAAGCAGGGGTTTCGGATAACTCCCCAGCTTCAGTGTCCATTGAGAAGCCTGTTAGTTTTGGACCAAAAccctttaaaaattttcaacttttggGCAGATCATAAGCTGTTTCTGGATTGGGTTGAAGAGGGTTGGTGTACATACGTTAGTGGCTACTCTATGTTCAAACTGTATACTAAGCTGAATGCTGTTAAGAAAGTGCTGAAAGTTAAAAATCTGGAATTCTTCGGAGGGTTGGGGCAGAGAGTTCTTCAAGCTAGACAAGATTTAGAAGCTGCCCAAGCTAAATTCATTGCTTCTCACGGCAATGAGGAGTGCCAAAGGAGAGAGAGGGAATGCTTGCATACGTATATCTCTATCTCAGCTGCGGAGGAAAactttttgaaacaaaattctAGAAACATGTGGCTCAATTTGGGTCATGGCAACAACTCCTTTTTCCACAATTCTGTTAACGCTACAAATTCATCTAATCTCATTAAGATCTTGAAGGAAGAGGAGGGCAATAGAGTGGAAGATCCTCTTAAAATCAAGGAGCTTGCTGTTGGTTTTTACCAAAGTCTTCTTGGATCCACGGCTCATGAGTTTGATCACCAGAAGGCTGCCCGAGTTTCTCTTTCAGTTAAAAAGAGATTTTCTCCCAATTGTGTTTCTCATATGGAAGCTGCAGTACTGACTGAAGATGAGATTAGGAAGGTGATTTTTGCTATGAACAAGCTTAAGGCCCCTGGACCGGATGGTTTCTCTGCAGGGTTCTATCAAAGAGCTTGGCCTATTGTGGGGAAAGAAGTCACTGATGCTGTTCTGGAATTTTTTTCAGACAGGCCGGATTCTTAAAAGGGTGAATGCCACTATCATCACTTTAgttccaaagaagaagaatctggaTACCATGGGAGATTATAGGCCTATCTCTTGCTACAACATCATTTATAAAACCATCACCAAGATTCTAGCTAATAGACTACTTCTGGGACTTGATAACATTATAAGTTCCAATCAAGGAGCTTTTATTCCGAAAAGAAGTATTTCAGAAAACATACTACTTGCTCAAGAATTAGTGTGTAATTATCACAAGAAGAAAGGTAGTCCTCGATGTACTTTGAAGGTGGATTTGATGAAAGCATATGATTCTATTAGTTGGGAGTTTATTCTCCATTGTCTGCTTTGCTTTGGAGCTCCTCTTCAATTTGTGGCTTGGACTAGGGAATGCATCACTAGTCCGAGCTACTCTATAGCGCTTAATGGCACCCTTGTTGGATATTTTAAGGGTAGGAAGGGATTAAAGCAAGGAGACCCAATTTCTCCTTATCTTTTTGTTATAGCCATGGAGGTTTTGTCGCTTATTCTAGAGGAGATTACTAGAATCAGCCCGTAGACTCATGGTTGGTCAAGAATTTATCTTTTGCAGGCCGGTTGCAACTTATCAATTTAGTTCTTTGCAGCCTGCAAGTCTACTGGTCTAGGATTTTTATTCTTCCTAAGAAAGTTATTCACCTGTTGGAGCAGAAATTCAATAGGTTTCTTTGGAATGGTACATATGTAAACGCTAAGGCAAAAGTTTCCTAGGACAAAGTTTGTGTGCCTAAACAGGAGGGAGGTTTAGGTATCAAAAAATTGGAGGTTTGGAACCAAGCATCAATGTTGATTCGCATTTGGAATTTGTTTGCTAGGGCTGGTTCTCTTTGTGTGGCTTGGGTGGAAGAAGTGTGGTTGAAGGGGAAAAGCCTTTGGCAATTAACTATTCCCCATTCTTGCTCTTGGAGCTGGAGGAAGATCCTGAAACTAAGGCCTATAGCTAAAATATTTCTCAGTTATAAGGTTGGAGATGGTAGGAAGATTTTCATCTGGCATGATAATTGGCACCCGGAGGCATATCTTCTAGATAAATATGGGTACAGAACAATTTATGATGCAGGGTATGCTATTGGGCCTAAATTGTTTTCTATCATTAGGCATGGTGAGTGGTATTGTCCAAATGCTTGTTCTGAGAGTTTGGTTGAGATTCAAAGTTGATTACCTGAAGTTACTATAGGAACAGAAGATGTTCCTGTTTGGAATTCCAGTTGTGGTTCCCTCTAGCTATCCCGAGACATTCCTTTATTCTCTGGTTGGCTTTAAGGGATGCATTAAATACCAAAGAGAAGCTATGTTTGTGGGGATTTAATTGTTCTAGTGTCTATCTATTCTGCCATGCCCGACAGGAAAGCAAAGAACATTTGCTCTTTAGTTGCAGTTTTAGTAGGAGAATCTGGCGTGTTCTTTTGGCTGATTGCTTAGTTGTTAATCCTCCTGTGGATTGGGACAGTGTTGTGTGGTGGTTTCAAGAGAAAGCGTGTTGAAAAAGTTTGAAATCCTATCTTTGCAAACTTTGTTTTGGGGCGGCAGTTTATAATATGTGGAAACAAATGAATGATCTCCTTCATGGAAACATTCCTAGATCTTAAGAATCCATACTCAGATTAAGTGGCTAGTGAGAGCTAGAATTCTGGTTAAAGGATATGCAAAGCTGGTTGGGAGTAACCTTGGGCTTGTCCATGGGTGGAATCTGCATAATTTGATCCGAGAAAGGCTGGTGTAGTTGcagtctcttttttttcttttgtagaatATGGTCTTTTAGTTGTTttacttgtttagcaagttggTGTTGTTTGTCTCTTCTCGGGGGGTATGCCCTTGTTTTGAGTTAGCTCCAGGCTTAGAGTGTTACTATTTTGCTGTTGTTCTTTCTGTAGTTTGTTCTGCTTC
Coding sequences within:
- the LOC133871724 gene encoding uncharacterized protein LOC133871724; protein product: MRNLALFDILAMNGVTHCRRPRRFCRSGVVDILVLGCFRTWTNKRAGAAFVSKKLDRVMSNMAWLQRYGNTSVEFLEAGVSDNSPASVSIEKPKVLKVKNLEFFGGLGQRVLQARQDLEAAQAKFIASHGNEECQRRERECLHTYISISAAEENFLKQNSRNMWLNLGHGNNSFFHNSVNATNSSNLIKILKEEEGNRVEDPLKIKELAVGFYQSLLGSTAHEFDHQKAARVSLSVKKRFSPNCVSHMEAAVLTEDEIRKVIFAMNKLKAPGPDGFSAGFYQRAWPIVGKEVTDAVLEFFSDRPDS